A section of the Marmota flaviventris isolate mMarFla1 chromosome 19, mMarFla1.hap1, whole genome shotgun sequence genome encodes:
- the Or2c1 gene encoding olfactory receptor 2C1: protein MEGGSNSSSERFILMGLSDHPQLEMIFFIIILFSYMLTLVGNSTIILLSRLDARLHTPMYFFLSNLSSLDLAFTTSSVPQMLINLWGPDKSISYGGCVTQLYVFLWLGATECILLVVMAFDRYVAVCRPLHYTTIMNPRLCWLLAAVSWLGGLGNSVIQSTFTLQLPFCGHRRVDNFLCEVPAMIKLACGDTSLNEAVLNGVCTFFTAVPLSIILISYCFIAQAVLKIHSVEGRRKAFNTCLSHLVVVFLFYGSAIYGYLLPAKSSNQDQGKFISLFYSVVTPMVNPLIYTLRNKEVKGSLRRLLGKGREAG from the coding sequence ATGGAAGGGGGCAGCAACAGCTCCTCAGAGCGCTTCATTCTGATGGGTCTCTCTGACCATCCCCAGCTGGAGATGATCTTTTTCATAATCATTCTCTTCTCTTATATGCTGACCCTTGTTGGGAACTCAACCATCATCCTGCTTTCCCGCCTTGATGCCCGGCTACACAcacccatgtactttttcctcagCAATCTCTCCTCCCTGGACCTCGCCTTTACTACCAGCTCAGTCCCCCAAATGCTGATCAATTTATGGGGCCCAGACAAGTCCATCAGCTATGGTGGCTGTGTGACCCAACTGTATGTCTTCCTTTGGTTGGGGGCTACTGAGTGCATCCTACTTGTGGTGATGGCATTTGACCGCTATGTGGCAGTTTGCCGGCCCCTGCACTACACAACCATTATGAATCCTCGGCTCTGCTGGCTGCTGGCTGCTGTGAGCTGGTTGGGGGGCTTGGGTAACTCTGTAATCCAGTCCACATTTACTCTGCAGCTCCCATTCTGTGGACACCGGAGGGTAGACAACTTCCTGTGTGAGGTGCCCGCCATGATCAAGCTGGCCTGTGGAGACACAAGTCTCAATGAGGCGGTGCTCAATGGTGTCTGCACCTTCTTCACTGCAGTCCCACTGAGTATCATCCTGATCTCCTACTGCTTCATTGCTCAGGCAGTGCTGAAAATCCACTCTGTGGAGGGACGGCGAAAGGCCTTCAACACTTGCCTCTCCCATTTAGTAGTGGTGTTCCTCTTCTATGGCTCAGCCATCTATGGGTATCTGCTTCCGGCTAAGAGCAGCAACCAAGACCAGGGCAAATTCATCTCCCTCTTCTACTCTGTGGTCACACCCATGGTGAATCCTCTCATTTATACTCTAAGGAATAAAGAAGTGAAGGGATCCCTGAGAAGGCTgctggggaaaggaagagaagctgGCTGA